In the Limanda limanda chromosome 1, fLimLim1.1, whole genome shotgun sequence genome, one interval contains:
- the LOC133009000 gene encoding endoplasmic reticulum-Golgi intermediate compartment protein 2-like, with translation MRRLSRRRALSLVRELDAFPKVSESYVETSASGGTVSLIAFCAMALLAVLEFFVYRDTWMKYEYAVDKDFSSKLRINLDITVAMKCQHVGADILDLAETMITSSGLQYEPVIFDLTPQQRLWQRTLLLIQSRLREEHALQEVLYKTLLKGAPTALPPREDTSIEPLNGCRIHGHMYVNKVAGNLHIIVGKPIHHPQGHAHIAAFVSHETYNFSHRIDHLSFGEEIPGIINPLDGTEKITFNHNQMFQYFITVVPTKLNTHKISADTHQFSVTERERLINHAAGSHGVSGIFLKYDTSSLMVTVSEQHMPLGQFLVRLCGIIGGIFSTTGMLHGFVGFCCDVICCRFKLGGFRPREPHNQMNNVNNHLVPLLAEDVPEE, from the exons ATGAGGCGTCTGTCCAGGAGGAGAGCTCTGAGCCTGGTGAGGGAGCTGGACGCCTTCCCCAAAGTGTCGGAGAGCTACGTGGAGACGTCAGCATCGGGGGGAACGG TGTCGCTGATAGCGTTTTGTGCGATGGCTCTTCTCGCCGTCTTGGAGTTCTTTGTTTATCGAGACACGTGGATGAAATACGAATACGCAGTGGACAAAGATTTCTCCAG TAAACTGAGAATAAACCTCGACATCACAGTTGCCATGAAATGCCAGC ATGTGGGAGCAGATATTCTGGATCTGGCTGAGACCATGATCACATCCAGCGGCCTCCAGTATGAACCT GTTATTTTCGACCTGACTCCACAACAAAGACTGTGGCAAAG GACCCTGCTCCTCATCCAGAGCCGACTGAGAGAGGAGCACGCCCTTCAGGAAGTCCTGTACAAAACTCTGCTGAAAGGAGCTCCCACCGCTCTGCCTCCACG ggagGATACATCTATAGAGCCGCTCAATGGCTGCAGGATACACGGACATATGTACGTCAACAAGGTGGCAGGAAATCTGCACATCATTGTGGGGAA gcCGATTCACCATCCGCAGGGTCACGCCCATATCGCAGCTTTTGTGAGCCATGAGA CGTACAACTTCTCCCATCGAATCGACCATCTGTCTTTCGGCGAGGAGATCCCGGGCATCATCAATCCTCTGGACGGCACAGAGAAAATCACCTTTAACC ACAACCAGATGTTCCAGTACTTCATCACCGTGGTGCCGACCAAACTCAACACGCACAAgatctctgcagacacacaccagtttTCTGTCACTGAGCGG GAGCGGCTGATAAACCATGCAGCCGGCAGTCACGGCGTCTCTGGCATCTTCTTGAAGTACGACACCAGCTCTCTGATGGTGACGGTCAGCGAGCAGCACATGCCACTGGGGCAGTTCCTGGTGCGACTCTGCGGCATCATCGGGGGAATATTCTCCACGACAG GGATGCTCCACGGGTTTGTCGGCTTCTGCTGCGATGTGATTTGCTGTCGCTTTAAATTGGGAGGCTTCCGGCCCAGAGAG CCTCACAACCAGATGAACAATGTGAACAATCACCTCGTCCCTCTGTTGGCTGAGGACGTTCCTGAGGAGTAG